One window of Scheffersomyces stipitis CBS 6054 chromosome 1, whole genome shotgun sequence genomic DNA carries:
- the PTM6 gene encoding protein mannosyltransferase (Transfers mannose residues from dolichyl phosphate-D-mannose to specific serine/threonine residues of proteins in the secretory pathway) yields the protein EYRHLSNRKNQESQNEKILEEIISKTESLSISSHDNHASISRVFTMYINPLVLTALSAFVRLYRIDASNKVLWDEAHFGKFGSYYLKHEFYFDVHPPLGKLLVGLSGYLSGYDGNFSFDSGIEYGDNCNYVMMRCFNCMFSILCTPIAYKTSESLGFSQLTTWFICLSVIFEMISLTLSKFILLDSMLLFFTMLAFYCLVNVHNARVKNRLLSRQGTKALILTGFSIGCVCSVKWVGLFVTSVIGLYIIYDLLIKFYQLISTDQLGLKEYIFHWISRILTLIIYPFVIYLLCFKIHFLVLNHSGPGDGSISTLLQASLEGNKIKQGPRSVAFDSLVTLRSQGLSPNLLHSHDHSYPEGSQLQQITTYGFKDDNNDFVIKADKFLERSSGVVETSDTLLKHGDTIRLMHNKTRCFLHSQPISAPISDNHYEVSCISELEVNDFRNSWTVEVQGQEKSESPFFQSESEDEVHPISTNFRLKHKQLGCYLATTGYSYPSWGFQQGEVVCKYAILSRDKTTWWNIEDHSNNKFETPSESYVPPKPKFWKEFVLLNYGMLASNNALIPDPDKFDRLSSEWWEWPLLLSGIRLGSWGADDVKYFLMGNPFITWFSTFSLLIFILYVAACAVMHQRQILSYSVLGENWNELLIQGIFPFLAWFLHYFPFVVMGRVKYLHHYVPALYFAILVSAFVMETFIRKRLNRVIVCTIYLIAYIMIIASFWYLKDFSLGMEGPPSKFKKLKFLSSWML from the coding sequence GAATATAGGCATTTATCAAATagaaagaatcaagaaTCACAAAACGAGaaaatcttggaagaaataatTTCTAAGACAGAATCTTTATCCATTAGTTCTCATGATAACCATGCCAGTATTTCCAGGGTCTTCACTATGTACATAAATCCTTTGGTGTTGACAGCCTTATCCGCATTTGTGCGATTGTATCGTATAGATGCATCGAATAAAGTGCTATGGGATGAAGCTCATTTTGGCAAGTTTGGTTCCTACTACTTGAAGCATGAATTCTACTTCGATGTTCACCCTCCGTTAGGAAAGTTACTAGTTGGTTTATCTGGTTACTTGTCAGGCTATGATGGAAATTTTCTGTTTGACAGTGGAATAGAGTATGGTGATAATTGCAACTACGTAATGATGAGATGCTTCAATTGTATGTTCAGTATATTGTGTACCCCAATTGCTTACAAGACTTCCGAGTCACTTGGCTTTAGCCAATTGACTACCTGGTTTATTTGTTTACTGGTTATTTTTGAGATGATATCATTGACATTGTCAAAATTTATTCTTTTGGACTCCATGTTACTCTTCTTTACAATGTTGGCTTTTTACTGCTTAGTGAATGTTCACAATGCTAGAGTGAAGAATCGGCTACTTTCGCGACAAGGAACAAAAGCTCTAATACTCACTGGATTTTCAATTGGATGTGTGTGTTCTGTAAAGTGGGTCGGACTATTCGTAACTTCTGTTATTGGTCTCTACATTATTTACGATTTATTGATTAAGTTCTACCAACTAATATCTACGGACCAACTTGGACTCAAAGaatatatttttcattGGATTTCGAGAATATTAACTTTAATAATATACCCGTTTGTAATTTATTTGCTATGCTTCAAAATCCATTTCTTAGTGCTCAACCACTCTGGTCCAGGAGATGGGTCTATATCCACATTATTGCAGGCATCATTGGAAGGAAATAAGATTAAGCAAGGCCCACGATCGGTTGCCTTCGACTCACTTGTTACACTTAGATCTCAGGGCCTCTCCCCCAATTTACTTCATTCACATGATCATTCTTATCCAGAAGGTTCGCAATTGCAACAGATAACAACGTACGGCTTCAAGGACGACAATAATGATTTCGTAATTAAAGCCGATAAATTTCTTGAACGATCTTCAGGCGTAGTTGAAACTCTGGACACCCTACTTAAACATGGAGATACAATTAGACTCATGCACAATAAAACCAGATGCTTCTTACATTCTCAACCTATTCTGGCACCAATATCAGACAATCACTATGAGGTATCTTGCATATCAGAATTGGAGGTAAATGACTTCAGAAATTCATGGACAGTTGAAGTACAGGGCCAAGAAAAGTCTGAATCTCCTTTTTTCCAAAGCGAGagcgaagatgaagttcaTCCTATTTCAACCAATTTTCGATTAAAGCACAAGCAATTGGGATGCTATTTGGCTACTACAGGGTATTCATATCCTTCGTGGGGATTTCAGCAGGGAGAGGTAGTCTGCAAGTATGCAATATTATCCAGGGACAAAACAACTTGGTGGAATATTGAAGACCATTCCAATAACAAGTTCGAGACACCTTCGGAATCATATGTGCCTCCCAAACCTAAGTTCTGGAAAGAGTTTGTGTTGCTAAACTACGGTATGCTTGCCTCAAATAATGCCCTTATTCCAGACCCAGATAAATTTGATAGATTGAGTTCCGAATGGTGGGAGTGGCCACTCTTACTTTCTGGAATTAGGCTTGGCTCGTGGGGAGCAGATGATGTTAAGTACTTCTTAATGGGTAATCCATTTATAACTTGGTTCTCAACTTTCTCCTTGTTGATTTTTATTCTTTATGTCGCAGCATGTGCGGTGATGCATCAAAGGCAAATCTTATCATATAGTGTTCTTGGAGAGAACTGGAATGAACTATTGATTCAAGGAATTTTCCCTTTTCTAGCTTGGTTTTTGCATTATTTCCCCTTTGTCGTTATGGGACGAGTAAAGTATCTACATCACTATGTTCCAGCACTATACTTCGCCATATTAGTAAGTGCATTCGTAATGGAAACATTCATaagaaagagattgaatcgTGTTATTGTATGCACAATCTATTTGATTGCATACATAATGATTATAGCATCTTTCTGGTACTTAAAAGACTTCTCATTGGGAATGGAGGGCCCGCCAAGCAAGTttaagaagttgaaatttcttTCATCATGGATGCTATGA
- the MNN23 gene encoding Golgi alpha-1,2- mannosyltransferase produces SHQFWYEVFSIFKNNRFELEEDQKLIRIVPKDQQLKPKSRTKEALLGKAEISKDSMKQLKEKHSNIFKQLPNNIDTSTYKKGSRGVVMVGGGFYSWLSYLSILQIRHTGSNLPVEVVIPTYGDYEKEKDFCETTLAKLNAKCVILPVKLGTAVVRDWSFKSYQFKAVALAISSFQHVLLLDSDNAVVSNIDKLFDSQVYKKNGLILWPDYWSRTVSPLFYDIANVSVVENTRARWHRFPLFSEESSMPEGEQNFHELKGTCSDLSTESGQLLVNKKTHAKMILLSLYYNVFGNEVYYKLFGLGEIGEGDKDTFMTAAVAAGASYYQVKGYIHTFGYSDKKGYHGMAMGQKDPIQDYNTWQKEYSNKLKELEEKYFTGSIKGIDLFSLHCNIGKIDPISYMNNDDLNEGMNRMNHRMYGHYSYKSGEKQVDFEWRRWSDIYNALCVNKIIPFLYGKDKAKDLDGACEYISNTVNWLASTSKTVQTH; encoded by the exons TCACATCAATTTTGGTATGAAGTCTTCTCCATTTTTAAGAACAACAGATttgagttggaagaagatcaaaaaCTAATTAGAATTGTTCCAAAAGACCAACAACTCAAACCTAAGAGTAGAACGAAAGAAgctcttcttggaaaagcCGAAATCTCAAAGGACAGTATGAAGCAATTAAAGGAGAAGCACCTGAATATTTTTAAACAATTGCCGAACAATATCGATACATCTACCTACAAAAAGGGTTCCAGAGGTGTTGTGATGGTTGGAGGTGGTTTCTACTCGTGGTTGTCGTATTTGTCTATTTTGCAAATAAGACATACAGGTTCCAATTTACCAGTAGAAGTCGTCATACCTACTTATGGAGACtatgaaaaggaaaaggaCTTCTGCGAAACCACTTTAGCCAAATTGAATGCTAAGTGTGTTATCCTTCCAGTCAAGTTAGGAACGGCTGTAGTCAGAGATTGGTCGTTTAAAAGCTATCAATTCAAGGCTGTAGCTTTGGCAATCTCATCGTTTCAACATGTTCTACTCCTTGATTCTGACAATGCTGTTGTTTCAAATATCGACAAGTTGTTTGACTCACAGGTTTACAAGAAAAATGGTCTTATCCTCTGGCCAGACTACTGGAGTCGAACTGTATCCCCTCTTTTCTACGATATCGCTAACGTAAGTGTTGTCGAGAATACAAGGGCTAGATGGCACCGATTCCCGCTTTTTTCTGAAGAGAGTCTGATGCCAGAGGGTGAGCAGAATTTCCATGAATTGAAGGGCACTTGTTCTGATTTATCAACTGAGTCGGGACAGCTATTAGTGAACAAGAAGACGCATGCAAAGATGatacttctttctttataCTACAACGTCTTCGGTAATGAAGTATATTATAAACTTTTTGGACTAGGAGAAATTGGAGAAGGTGATAAAGATACTTTTATGACAGCTGCAGTTGCAGCTGGAGCAAGCTATTATCAAGTTAAGGGATACATTCATACATTTGGGTACCTGGACAAAAAAGGGTATCATGGGATGGCAATGGGACAGAAGGATCCTATTCAAGATTACAATACATGGCAAAAGGAATATTCAAAT aaattaAAGGAACTCGAAGAAAAGTATTTTACTGGCAGTATTAAGGGAATCGATTTATTCTCCTTACATTGTAATATTGGTAAAATTGACCCAATAAGTTACATGAACAACGACGATCTTAATGAGGGTATGAACAGAATGAACCATAGAATGTATGGCCATTACTCGTATAAATCTGGTGAAAAGCAAGTAGATTTTGAATGGAGAAGGTGGTCAGACATATATAATGCATTGTGTGTCAACAAGATTATTCCCTTTCTTTACGGCAAGGACAAGGCCAAGGACTTGGACGGGGCTTGTGAATACATTTCTAACACTGTGAATTGGTTGGCCCTGACATCAAAAACAGTTCAAACACATTAG